In one Heteronotia binoei isolate CCM8104 ecotype False Entrance Well chromosome 1, APGP_CSIRO_Hbin_v1, whole genome shotgun sequence genomic region, the following are encoded:
- the LOC132587083 gene encoding uncharacterized protein K02A2.6-like, with amino-acid sequence MKALARSYVWWPGMDGEIEGWVRGCQTCQESRPEPPSAPVTRWESTRKPWSRLHIDFAGPFQGQTFIIIVDSYTKWLEVIPVGSTSSTAAIRALRRVLCTHGIPDTIVSDNGAAFTSADFQAFLQRYLIRHIRSAPFHPATNGQAERMVRTTKEALGRIVQGDWDHRLAAFLFDNRITPNPVTGVSPAELLMGRKLITRLDRLH; translated from the coding sequence atgaaggctctggccaggagctacgtctggtggccgggaatggacggggagatcgagggctgggtccgcgggtgccagacctgccaggaatcccggcccgagccgcccagcgcccccgtcactaggtgggagtccacccggaaaccatggtcgagactccatatcgactttgcgggcccattccaggggcagaccttcatcataatagtggactcctacaccaaatggctagaggtcatccccgtagggtccacctcgtccacagccgcgatcagagctctgcgcagggtcctatgcacacatggcatcccggacaccatagtctctgataacggggccgccttcacctcagccgacttccaggcgttcctgcaaagatacctgatcaggcacataaggtcggctcccttccatccggccaccaacggccaggcggagcggatggtccgcacaacaaaggaggccctcggccgaatagtacagggggactgggaccacaggctggccgcgttcctcttcgataatcggatcacccctaacccggtcacaggagtcagcccggctgagctcctcatgggacgcaaactcataacccggctggaccggctgcat